The following are encoded together in the Salvia hispanica cultivar TCC Black 2014 chromosome 6, UniMelb_Shisp_WGS_1.0, whole genome shotgun sequence genome:
- the LOC125191982 gene encoding polyphenol oxidase I, chloroplastic-like, with protein sequence MASLYLHCTAPPSSKLRPSPQPLLSKPSPFISHARRSHRHPLRASSQSDSDSSKGRLDRRNVLLGLGGLYGATNLISPGSASANPVQAPELDKCGAATNLNNQQILDVNCCPPVTGDIIDYKLPTFYKLRTRQSAHRLNPTDVFKYNLAIQRMKELPEDDPRSFMQQAFIHCAYCNGAYNQPGQGDLDIQVHNSWLFFPFHRWYLYFYERILGKLIDDPTFALPFWNWDNPKGMTIPPIFLDPKAAIYDAKRNPDNLKAVVDLGRTGSKDPMQLVTNNLTVMYTEMVRGNADVYDFMGQPYREGTPVNPGPGSSERGSHTSLHIFVGDPREPSGEDMGNFYSAGRDPLFYCHHANVDRMWTLWKDVLPKDKVPTKDITDPDYLNASFLFYDENAQLVRVYVRDCLDTRKMGYDLQRIDLPWLDYRPPIQTALARIKRTTSFFPKVFSVFPLNLTKVVRFEVQKAKKGKADELLVLEDITVDTTKFLKFDVFVNDEDDNPLELDKAAYAGTYAQVPHKAPKKTSTTSIRLRLTDLYEDMDIGDDDSIVVTIVPRHSGPGVTIGGIKIIENPNKA encoded by the exons ATGGCTTCCCTCTACCTTCATTGCACCGCCCCTCCCTCTTCCAAACTCCGCCCCTCCCCTCAACCCCTCCTCTCCAAGCCCTCCCCTTTCATCTCCCATGCAAGGCGTAGCCACCGCCACCCCCTCCGCGCCTCCTCCCAAAGCGACTCCGACTCTTCCAAAGGCAGGCTTGACCGCCGCAACGTCCTCCTTGGCCTGGGCGGCCTCTACGGTGCCACCAACCTGATCTCCCCTGGCTCGGCCTCCGCCAACCCTGTCCAAGCCCCCGAGCTGGACAAATGTGGCGCCGCTACCAATCTCAACAACCAGCAGATCCTCGACGTCAACTGCTGCCCCCCCGTCACGGGCGACATCATCGACTACAAGCTCCCGACCTTCTACAAACTCCGCACCCGCCAATCCGCCCACCGCCTCAACCCCACCGACGTCTTCAAGTACAACCTCGCCATCCAGCGCATGAAGGAACTCCCCGAAGACGACCCCCGCAGCTTCATGCAGCAGGCCTTCATCCACTGCGCTTACTGCAACGGCGCCTACAACCAACCCGGCCAGGGCGACCTTGACATCCAAGTCCACAACTCATGGCTCTTCTTCCCCTTCCACAGATG gTACCTCTACTTCTACGAGAGAATCCTCGGGAAGCTCATCGACGATCCCACCTTTGCCCTCCCCTTTTGGAACTGGGACAACCCTAAAGGCATGACTATCCCGCCCATTTTCCTGGACCCCAAGGCAGCCATCTACGACGCCAAGCGCAACCCTGACAACCTCAAGGCGGTCGTGGACCTCGGCCGGACGGGGAGCAAAGACCCCATGCAGTTAGTCACCAACAACCTCACGGTCATGTACACGGAGATGGTCCGTGGAAATGCTGACGTGTACGACTTCATGGGGCAGCCCTACCGCGAAGGCACCCCGGTCAACCCAGGACCGGGGTCATCTGAGAGGGGCTCCCACACATCCCTCCACATATTCGTGGGGGACCCGAGGGAGCCCAGCGGGGAGGACATGGGGAACTTCTACTCGGCGGGGCGGGACCCACTGTTCTACTGCCACCACGCCAACGTTGACCGGATGTGGACTCTATGGAAGGACGTCCTCCCAAAAGACAAGGTCCCGACCAAGGACATCACCGATCCCGACTACCTGAACGCGTCCTTCCTGTTCTACGACGAGAACGCGCAGCTGGTGCGCGTGTACGTGAGGGACTGCCTCGACACGAGGAAGATGGGATACGACCTGCAGAGGATCGACCTGCCCTGGCTCGACTACCGGCCCCCGATCCAGACGGCCCTGGCGAGGATCAAGCGGACGACGAGCTTCTTCCCGAAGGTGTTCTCGGTGTTCCCTCTGAACCTGACCAAGGTGGTGAGGTTCGAGGTGCAGAAGGCGAAGAAGGGGAAGGCGGACGAGCTGCTGGTGCTGGAGGACATCACGGTGGACACGACCAAGTTCCTCAAGTTCGACGTGTTTGTGAACGACGAGGATGACAACCCGCTGGAGCTGGACAAGGCGGCGTACGCGGGGACGTACGCGCAGGTGCCGCACAAGGCGCCCAAGAAGACGTCGACGACGTCGATCAGGCTGAGGCTGACGGACTTGTATGAGGACATGGACATCGGCGACGATGATAGCATCGTTGTGACTATTGTGCCGAGGCACAGCGGGCCTGGCGTCACTATTGGTGGCATCAAGATCATTGAGAATCCAAACAAGGCTTGA